The sequence GACCTATCCCAGCACATTTATTGGGTAATATGTGGGCACAAACTTGGTCGAACGTCGCGGACTTTACACTCCCGTATCCAGGGAAACAATTGCCAGATGCTACCAAGGCTATGGTTGAACAAGGTTTGTCGATAAATTCGCCatcttaataaaatcgaaattttacCGAAGCGTAcccaaatatttttttaaaattatttacattgcTACATTCGTTCGTATTGCTTCTTCATTATGTAGTATACTTGActtatcgatttaattaataaactctgtaCGAACCCTTCATTatgagaatagaaaataaaaagatttactttataaaatgattactTGTGTTTCTTTCCAGGATACAATGCAACAAAGATCTTCCGAGTTGCTGAAGACTTCTTCACTTCGATAAATTTGACTGCTATGCCCGACTTATTCTGGGAACGGTCAATTTTAGAAAAGCAGAAGGATCGCGAGATGGTTTGCCATGCGAGCGCTTGGGACTTCTATGACGGCAAAGATTTTCGTATTAAACAGTGCACGAGAATCAACATGGAGGATCTGTTGACGGCCCATCACGAAATGGGACACGTTGAATATTAtcttcaatataaaaatcaaccGACCGTATTCAAAGAGGGTGCCAATCCAGGATTCCATGAGGCTGTCGGTGATGTTATAGCGCTGAGCGCAGCAACGCCCAGTCATCTGAAAAGTCTCAAGTAagcaaaacattttatatagcagatataattttcaatggcATATACTATATGAGACTACTGTGATTACATTTTAGTTTGTTGAGCGACGACGCAAGTGACAAAGAGGTCAACATTAACAGTCTGTACTTGAAGGGACtcaataaaattgtcttcTTCCCGTTCGCATATATGATGGACAAATGGCGATGGAATGTATTCCAGGGTGAAGCTACATCAGACAATTACAACTGCAACTGGTCAGTGAATGcacatttaagaaattatcaatttattcataaaaaataatacctaTTATTCGCATTGTGATCCGAAACCGagaaaattgtcttttaattGTTAGGTGGGATCTTGCTGAGAGCTTCCAAGGTATCGAGGCACCGGTGGATCGGTCGGAAGATGATTTTGATCCTGGCGCGAAATATCACATAATAGCTGATgtggaatatattaaatattatgtgaGCTCCATTGTGCAATTCCAATTCCATAAAGCACTCTGTATAGAAGCAAAACAATACGATCCGAAGAATCCAGACTCGAAACCACTGCATGAATGTAACATTTACAACAATAAAGCGGCAGGAAACTTGTTGAAGTAAGTATAAGATCTTAAATGTATTTAAGAGATTCTTTAACTCTTCAGctactgaatatttaaaaattatatcgcaTCATGTTTACGCGATgctaatagtaataaataataaaaatgtatggtATTCTTTCTTCGTGAATAGATCAATGTTAGAATTGGGTTCCTCTAAACCGTGGCAAGATGCAATGGAAAAGATCACTGGCCAAAGGAATATGGATATAACTGGACTCTTGGAGTATTTCAAACCATTAACGGATTGGCTCACGGAAGAGAACAAGAAAACTAACGAGTACATTGGTTGGAAACCCAGAGCAAAGCGTATGTATTCTTACGATAGTACAATTTGTTGAGAATTAAAAACAGATTCAATAAcagtaatacataaaatacaaaaattacagtCGATAAGTGCCCAAGTTAATAATCTCCTTACTTGTTTTAGAATGTGTACAAACTAGATCGGAACTTGCAGCTCCTGACACCACTGAAACGGCTGAATCTATTGAGGAGTAGAAACACTTCAGACATTATTCAGCACTATCATTTCAAACAAAACATATTTGTACTTCAGATCACTTGTAGATCAGATCATGATAGTTgaaggaataatttataatatcatttcgcGTGCAACGTatgagtaaaataaatgaatgatatGAATTTAATGGGaaacaatgaattttgaaatatcgatATCATTCCGTTTCgttcaataaaaatcacaTTCCAACTTCACAGTATATGTTTGTGTTATTTTCCCTTCCCGCGGCCTCTTCCACGTTTACTAGTTGAGGGCTTATCgctattcttctttttcgatgTACTCGTGTCTGTACTTTTACTTTTGGATTCTGCTTTCTTACTAGCGGTGGCCTTCTTCGCCTAGAAGTATATTGTAAatgataaacaattatttgttgttaagtttaaataatatttaataatgttggTTTACCTTGACCATTTTGTTAGATTCTATATCATCATTATCAGAATTCTCTTCTTCGGAGTTTTCATCTTCTAAATAATCATTATCCTCTTTAGTCTGTGTAGTTTTCTTCTTTGTTACACTACTGACTGCGTATGGAAGAAGTGCAGCATTTTTGTTATACGACCTTGTAAATGCTGCCTTAACCTACAACCCAAGcttgcattttattttgttgcttACATactttaatatcattaaatcaagtacaataataaataaaactgactTTACTATCAATAACTTGCATAGGATCACGATCACCTGGCCATAAAGACGTTTCTATCAAAGAATCTAAATCCTCCCTAATAACACCAAAgagacaaatatattaaaaatcgaattttcttaCATGCATTCGTATTGTTTTTAtgcgtaaataaaattaacctgAGTAGGTGATAATGATTCATAACATCTATTGCTGCGTTTACCCCTTCACTGGCATTAACTACCAATGGTCTAACAATAGCATCCCTGAGAGGTTTCATATAATCCAAAATTATAGCCTCCTTGCTCGCACCGGTAACTAACCGTGTATGCACAGTTATCTCTTGCATTAatctacaatataattaaaacgttatataaatgttacaaaGAGCATACTGTATTAAGGATATGTacacatgtatattatatacctaTCAAATTTACCAGCTTTCGAGTTACGCCCAAGCCAAGAtgggaaattaatttgaccAGCAACATGACCAGACATTACAGTTCCAGGTATCACAGAAGAATAACAGGCTTGCATAGGCAAAAGAGACCAAGATCCATTAGTTcttatcgatttttcaacTATATCTCCTAACGCTAAACTGTCAGAAGCCTCAGCTACTTTTTCTAACAGTTTacttctgtataaaaataagacagtaaataaattataagatataattaattcggattgcataaagagaaaaaatagtACTGTGAACATACTTTGGTCCATCTGGTGCaaccattaaataattttcttgtacAAACAATGCCGCTATATTATAATCGTGGAAAAACAGGTTACTTTTATCATGAATGCTCATATGTTTGTGTTCCTCAGcagaaaatacttttttcacAACGTCCCAGGGCCCCAATCTCAGATCTTTGTTGATGTGTTTTTTCTCAGTTTTCTCTTGAGTACCAGTTTTTCCCACAAACAAagataaatgatttattacttGTCGTATATCGTGATTAGTTGACTCAATTAAGCGATCCAAATCTTCTCCGgatatattaatgttttcttTGAAACATATACTCTTCATTGCTCCCTGTATaagaaataacttttaataaaagaatatactATGTAGAATCaagctaaaaatttataattaaacgtttTACCCTAATTTGTTCTAATCTAGGTTTTTGAAACCGGAGATCGAAAACATAATTAGCAAGCGTTCTCATCTTAGGATTATTTCGATCATTACAAATACAAACAACTGGCACTTCGGATGATTTGATTAAACTAATCAGTTCTTGCAAACCACCACGATCTTCATTACCAGCCATACCGTCTACCTCGTCCATTAATAATACATGTTTCGACGTTGGTTTGCATTtagtatctataatatataacaggTTAGAATCttgattaacatttattaccATTCCTATATATTTATGAGCATATGTACCTATAAAATAATCCTTTAATGAAGTATTAGATAGAAGTTCGGATACGCTctcttttaatagttttttgcTTCTAGTGTCAGATGCATTGAACTCTACAAGATCAAAACCTAATTCTTTACAAACAACTTGAACAGTTGTAGTCTTTCCAATGCCAGGTGCTCCAGATAACAGAGCAGCTTTAAAGTAAGTTCCATCATCATTCTTCGCCCATGGACCTAACACCAATGAAAACATATatcactataaaaatatattactattattacaagtaaaattaatcgaaatataaagaaaatatggaattattttaacttataAACATACTTGGTTTAGTATGTTTCACTTGGccatttcgatttttatgccAATTATTTAACCacgtatataatttttttgcatTGCTTTTATCTCCCTGTTGTCCCAGAACCTGTTTCATAGTTTTAGgtctatatttttcaaccaACGCCTGCACTGGTACATCCCCATTAAtctgcaaatatatataaccaAAAGATTTCATGAAGTTCATCTGCTTAATTTacacttaaataataaatctcacATTCTGTAATGAATCGGTTCTCATTTGTAGATTTTTAGCGTCCTTCACATCTTTTTTATCATCGTGTATCTTCTTAGGTGATGACTTTTTAGGTGGTAACATTTTAGGTGGCGACTTTTTAGGTGGTGGCATTTTAGGTGGCGACATTTTAGGTGGCGACTTTTTAGGCGATGTCTTTCCTGTTTTTTCCTCGACATGTCCTTCTTTTTGCATCTTCTCTATAACATTGTCTCCACTTCCGTTTTTATGAGGcgattgtaatttttctgacttttcTGTTTCTTGATCTGATTCAATTTTTGGTCGTTTAGGTAACGAGGGAGGCGTACTATCAGAATCactccttttttctttcgttctatCTTTTGATTTTGTACGAGACTGTTTTACATCTTGCACATGACCTGATTTTCTTGTTCGAATCAATTCTAAGAGATCATCTTCCGATATCTGTTTTACATTAAAACTGTTTGCCTAAAAGCAAATGTACACATGACATTATAGatcataaaatttgttcatgcaaagaattaatagttaatgctttaagaattaatattacctTTGATATTTTTGCTGGACCAGGGTCATCGCCAACTACAACATAATCAGTTTTTCTGGAAACTTGATGTAAAACTCGTCCGCCgtactttttaataagttcTTCAGCTTCTTCCCTTTCTAGAGAATCCAAAACACCAGTAATCAAGAAACTTAATCCGGCAAGACAATATTCGGCACCctaaaatattagtattatcaAACGATTAAGCTACTgctcaattaaaaaaaaaaataccagGCGAGTTATATAAATCATCATAAATCAATATTCATGCACATACTTCTGGAATTTCTTTTGAACCTGGATTCCTTGCTCCTCCTCTCTGAAGATATTGTTGATACATGGCACTActctgtttccttttttcacCTCTCTTTTCATATTCATCTGCACCTTCTTCCTTTTTAGGTGACTTTCTCTTTGATTGATCTATTTCCAGTTCATAACCACTTGGTTTTGCTTTGGAAGTATTCTTTGCATGCTTTGATTTACCATTAAGTTTAGAATCacttatattaacatttttattacttagATCTGTATTCGATTTTTTATGTGTACTGTCCTCTTCAGTTTTATCCTTGTTTTTAGAGGGTATTGTCTTTCCCTCTTCATTTCCACTATTGTTTTTAGGCAAATCATCTTTTTTACATGCATTGTGAATGGAGtctataaaaaatgaaaaatgaagtatatttttatacttcttTAGAAGTTACTCGtgtcatattaaatattagtaccTTTGTCTGATGTACCTTcctctaaatatttttgttcaatatCAGATGTATCTAACTGAATCAAAGTTGCTTCAAAGTCTGCATCATCATGAGTTTTAGCttcctataaaattaaaacaatttcttgtaCAAAAACAACGTATTATTGTTGACTCATAGCCCAAGAGTAAAGGCACAGTTGGTTAACCACCGGCAATCATGACCCAAACATATGGATATCATGTGCAACGGACTTAAATGAAGACCCTTCACGGATAAATCACGGAATTGACAACGCAAGACAATAAGAAGCTAGTGctaatttaaaagttatttgagGTGTGCAAATTATGAAACTGTACTCTGAAAAACTACTGAACAAGGGGACTGATTTTGCATGGAATGACTCATACTAATAACtttttactttgaaataaGTGTAAAAGTGCCATTTATGAAAAGCAAAGAAATACCTCTGAACAAAgattaaaaactattaaataacaatttgaaaaataaatattgcacataaaaaaaactattatatgCAAACTTACTTTGCACtttcacaaaatataaataagaacatatgtaatatttcaaattcccCAATTATATCACtgtttttttagaaaaaaaatacagtgATACCTCAACTCTTGCTCTCAAAAT comes from Augochlora pura isolate Apur16 chromosome 1, APUR_v2.2.1, whole genome shotgun sequence and encodes:
- the LOC144467771 gene encoding angiotensin-converting enzyme-like isoform X1, whose product is MYKNIRVGLRRIIILLVVAFVTLAWGIPAPEDATDAKDAEVAEKPEDLLKRAIQFLDRVDQRQSECSNKQSLAEWNYASDLTPENLEKKLNISSKAQKIQKAIWNDVNEFAWQKLEDENVKRKFAKLSVLGTAALPEDSYQEYEKIISEMENIYSTAKICDYKNKSKCDLALEPELTERLMNSRDPEELKYIWVEWRKVTGEKVKPLYKKYVELSNMAARLNNFSDNAAYWMKDYEADNFPEDIEQLWQELKPFYLQLHAYVRRELRKKYGEEIVSKDGPIPAHLLGNMWAQTWSNVADFTLPYPGKQLPDATKAMVEQGYNATKIFRVAEDFFTSINLTAMPDLFWERSILEKQKDREMVCHASAWDFYDGKDFRIKQCTRINMEDLLTAHHEMGHVEYYLQYKNQPTVFKEGANPGFHEAVGDVIALSAATPSHLKSLNLLSDDASDKEVNINSLYLKGLNKIVFFPFAYMMDKWRWNVFQGEATSDNYNCNWWDLAESFQGIEAPVDRSEDDFDPGAKYHIIADVEYIKYYVSSIVQFQFHKALCIEAKQYDPKNPDSKPLHECNIYNNKAAGNLLKSMLELGSSKPWQDAMEKITGQRNMDITGLLEYFKPLTDWLTEENKKTNEYIGWKPRAKQCVQTRSELAAPDTTETAESIEE
- the LOC144467771 gene encoding angiotensin-converting enzyme-like isoform X2, giving the protein MMLRPLLVVAFVTLAWGIPAPEDATDAKDAEVAEKPEDLLKRAIQFLDRVDQRQSECSNKQSLAEWNYASDLTPENLEKKLNISSKAQKIQKAIWNDVNEFAWQKLEDENVKRKFAKLSVLGTAALPEDSYQEYEKIISEMENIYSTAKICDYKNKSKCDLALEPELTERLMNSRDPEELKYIWVEWRKVTGEKVKPLYKKYVELSNMAARLNNFSDNAAYWMKDYEADNFPEDIEQLWQELKPFYLQLHAYVRRELRKKYGEEIVSKDGPIPAHLLGNMWAQTWSNVADFTLPYPGKQLPDATKAMVEQGYNATKIFRVAEDFFTSINLTAMPDLFWERSILEKQKDREMVCHASAWDFYDGKDFRIKQCTRINMEDLLTAHHEMGHVEYYLQYKNQPTVFKEGANPGFHEAVGDVIALSAATPSHLKSLNLLSDDASDKEVNINSLYLKGLNKIVFFPFAYMMDKWRWNVFQGEATSDNYNCNWWDLAESFQGIEAPVDRSEDDFDPGAKYHIIADVEYIKYYVSSIVQFQFHKALCIEAKQYDPKNPDSKPLHECNIYNNKAAGNLLKSMLELGSSKPWQDAMEKITGQRNMDITGLLEYFKPLTDWLTEENKKTNEYIGWKPRAKQCVQTRSELAAPDTTETAESIEE
- the Gnf1 gene encoding germ line transcription factor 1 isoform X1, whose product is MPRDIRSYFQSNKVNSSVTSTKPTKRRIISSDEEDEKIKTPTKRPKKAKTLGKNPKSSISSDEEAKAKKVVSPGDIFGKKPINRKEAPKITKKLSKEEAKTHDDADFEATLIQLDTSDIEQKYLEEGTSDKDSIHNACKKDDLPKNNSGNEEGKTIPSKNKDKTEEDSTHKKSNTDLSNKNVNISDSKLNGKSKHAKNTSKAKPSGYELEIDQSKRKSPKKEEGADEYEKRGEKRKQSSAMYQQYLQRGGARNPGSKEIPEGAEYCLAGLSFLITGVLDSLEREEAEELIKKYGGRVLHQVSRKTDYVVVGDDPGPAKISKANSFNVKQISEDDLLELIRTRKSGHVQDVKQSRTKSKDRTKEKRSDSDSTPPSLPKRPKIESDQETEKSEKLQSPHKNGSGDNVIEKMQKEGHVEEKTGKTSPKKSPPKMSPPKMPPPKKSPPKMLPPKKSSPKKIHDDKKDVKDAKNLQMRTDSLQNINGDVPVQALVEKYRPKTMKQVLGQQGDKSNAKKLYTWLNNWHKNRNGQVKHTKPSPWAKNDDGTYFKAALLSGAPGIGKTTTVQVVCKELGFDLVEFNASDTRSKKLLKESVSELLSNTSLKDYFIGTYAHKYIGMVINVNQDSNLLYIIDTKCKPTSKHVLLMDEVDGMAGNEDRGGLQELISLIKSSEVPVVCICNDRNNPKMRTLANYVFDLRFQKPRLEQIRGAMKSICFKENINISGEDLDRLIESTNHDIRQVINHLSLFVGKTGTQEKTEKKHINKDLRLGPWDVVKKVFSAEEHKHMSIHDKSNLFFHDYNIAALFVQENYLMVAPDGPKSKLLEKVAEASDSLALGDIVEKSIRTNGSWSLLPMQACYSSVIPGTVMSGHVAGQINFPSWLGRNSKAGKFDRLMQEITVHTRLVTGASKEAIILDYMKPLRDAIVRPLVVNASEGVNAAIDVMNHYHLLREDLDSLIETSLWPGDRDPMQVIDSKVKAAFTRSYNKNAALLPYAVSSVTKKKTTQTKEDNDYLEDENSEEENSDNDDIESNKMVKAKKATASKKAESKSKSTDTSTSKKKNSDKPSTSKRGRGRGKGK
- the Gnf1 gene encoding germ line transcription factor 1 isoform X2, whose amino-acid sequence is MPRDIRSYFQSNKVNSSVTSTKPTKRRIISSDEEDEKIKTPTKRPKKAKTLGKNPKSSISSDEEAKAKKVVSPGDIFGKKPINRKEAPKITKKLSKEEAKTHDDADFEATLIQLDTSDIEQKYLEEGTSDKDSIHNACKKDDLPKNNSGNEEGKTIPSKNKDKTEEDSTHKKSNTDLSNKNVNISDSKLNGKSKHAKNTSKAKPSGYELEIDQSKRKSPKKEEGADEYEKRGEKRKQSSAMYQQYLQRGGARNPGSKEIPEGAEYCLAGLSFLITGVLDSLEREEAEELIKKYGGRVLHQVSRKTDYVVVGDDPGPAKISKANSFNVKQISEDDLLELIRTRKSGHVQDVKQSRTKSKDRTKEKRSDSDSTPPSLPKRPKIESDQETEKSEKLQSPHKNGSGDNVIEKMQKEGHVEEKTGKTSPKKSPPKMSPPKMPPPKKSPPKMLPPKKSSPKKIHDDKKDVKDAKNLQMRTDSLQNINGDVPVQALVEKYRPKTMKQVLGQQGDKSNAKKLYTWLNNWHKNRNGQVKHTKPSPWAKNDDGTYFKAALLSGAPGIGKTTTVQVVCKELGFDLVEFNASDTRSKKLLKESVSELLSNTSLKDYFIDTKCKPTSKHVLLMDEVDGMAGNEDRGGLQELISLIKSSEVPVVCICNDRNNPKMRTLANYVFDLRFQKPRLEQIRGAMKSICFKENINISGEDLDRLIESTNHDIRQVINHLSLFVGKTGTQEKTEKKHINKDLRLGPWDVVKKVFSAEEHKHMSIHDKSNLFFHDYNIAALFVQENYLMVAPDGPKSKLLEKVAEASDSLALGDIVEKSIRTNGSWSLLPMQACYSSVIPGTVMSGHVAGQINFPSWLGRNSKAGKFDRLMQEITVHTRLVTGASKEAIILDYMKPLRDAIVRPLVVNASEGVNAAIDVMNHYHLLREDLDSLIETSLWPGDRDPMQVIDSKVKAAFTRSYNKNAALLPYAVSSVTKKKTTQTKEDNDYLEDENSEEENSDNDDIESNKMVKAKKATASKKAESKSKSTDTSTSKKKNSDKPSTSKRGRGRGKGK